In Nitrospinota bacterium, the following proteins share a genomic window:
- a CDS encoding YkgJ family cysteine cluster protein, with translation MPRTPKAMQNPCETCPAACCAYLNIVVENPRTPQEVNDLLWYIYHQASELYLDVDGDWSVVFHQKCMHLDEKNRCGIYGRRPTVCRQFSANGCHGGDFTESVKEHFRTDRDFIRWIKNRRPALFKRLKPDVRRLAK, from the coding sequence ATGCCGCGCACGCCCAAAGCCATGCAAAATCCCTGCGAAACCTGTCCCGCCGCCTGCTGCGCCTATCTGAACATCGTGGTGGAAAACCCCCGCACGCCGCAAGAGGTAAACGACCTGCTCTGGTACATCTACCACCAGGCCAGCGAACTGTACCTCGACGTTGACGGCGACTGGAGCGTGGTATTCCACCAGAAATGCATGCACCTGGACGAAAAAAACCGCTGCGGCATCTACGGGCGCCGCCCCACCGTCTGCCGCCAGTTTTCGGCCAACGGCTGCCACGGCGGCGATTTCACCGAATCGGTCAAGGAACATTTCAGGACGGACCGCGATTTCATCCGCTGGATAAAGAACCGCCGCCCCGCGCTCTTCAAACGGCTGAAACCGGACGTGCGCCGCCTGGCAAAATAA
- a CDS encoding TolC family protein, translating to MMKLTRIPHTALVAVTLALFPLGAGAGDTGAEGAGQPLALRQSIEQALANNLDISVQKAKPLASEQDYFATEAEFDPSLFGSVSYARTESPSASPYANPAVGETKATAAALGVQQKFSFGTSYKLTLDTTQADTNSLVTSLNPSYASNLDLALTQPLLKNFGTGPNTYRLVIAKNAKGVSDADFAAKVMDVVTKTEQTYWDLVAARHDLAVQEEALRWAKDFKRQMELKVQVGVMAPIEVAAADAQVAVQEEALIKTRLAIKNTQDNLKALMNGNDLPLGGDDDISPTDEPVYRESPVNLQHLRETAYDKRPDYHQALLALDSKQTERAYNENQTLPTLNLVADVKLHGLRGEPQTVTVGGQSITSSLGGTQSDSLSDAGGGKYYDYSVGVQFEYPLFNRAAKSRAVKSQVEADAARMALAGLRQTIDLQVMAAARSLEAARQTIEATRLSRVLAEKKLAAETRKFEVGTSTSFTVLQYQKDLAAAKSNEMRAATDYQKAVAQLDRATGTILERNNITLTMQGQ from the coding sequence ATGATGAAACTGACCCGCATTCCACACACCGCATTGGTTGCCGTCACGCTGGCCCTTTTTCCGCTTGGCGCGGGGGCGGGTGATACGGGCGCCGAAGGGGCTGGACAGCCGCTGGCGTTGCGTCAAAGCATCGAACAGGCGCTGGCGAACAACCTCGATATCAGCGTGCAAAAGGCGAAACCGCTGGCCAGCGAACAGGATTATTTTGCGACCGAGGCCGAATTCGACCCATCCCTCTTCGGTTCGGTTTCCTACGCCCGCACAGAGAGCCCCAGCGCCTCGCCGTATGCCAACCCGGCGGTGGGCGAGACCAAGGCAACGGCGGCGGCGTTGGGGGTGCAGCAGAAATTTTCTTTTGGCACCAGCTATAAGTTGACTCTCGATACCACGCAAGCGGACACCAACTCGCTCGTTACCAGCCTCAATCCGTCCTACGCCAGCAATCTGGATTTGGCGCTCACCCAGCCGCTGCTCAAAAATTTCGGCACCGGCCCGAACACCTACCGTCTCGTCATAGCCAAAAACGCCAAGGGCGTGTCGGACGCCGATTTTGCCGCCAAGGTGATGGATGTGGTGACCAAGACCGAACAGACCTATTGGGATTTGGTGGCCGCACGGCACGATTTGGCGGTGCAGGAAGAGGCGTTGCGCTGGGCGAAGGACTTCAAGCGGCAGATGGAACTCAAGGTGCAGGTGGGCGTTATGGCGCCGATAGAAGTGGCGGCGGCGGACGCGCAGGTGGCGGTGCAGGAAGAGGCGCTCATAAAAACCCGCCTCGCCATCAAAAACACGCAGGATAATCTCAAGGCGCTGATGAACGGCAACGACCTGCCGTTGGGCGGTGATGACGACATCAGCCCCACCGACGAGCCAGTCTACCGGGAGAGTCCCGTTAACCTGCAACACCTGCGCGAGACCGCCTATGACAAGCGGCCCGATTACCATCAGGCGCTGCTGGCGCTCGACAGCAAGCAGACCGAGCGGGCCTACAATGAAAACCAGACGCTCCCCACGCTCAATCTTGTCGCGGATGTGAAGCTTCACGGCCTGCGCGGCGAGCCGCAGACGGTCACCGTCGGGGGACAGTCCATCACGAGCAGCCTGGGGGGAACCCAGTCCGATTCGTTGAGCGACGCCGGGGGGGGGAAATACTACGACTACTCGGTGGGCGTGCAATTTGAATATCCCCTTTTTAACCGCGCGGCGAAAAGCCGCGCCGTGAAAAGCCAAGTGGAGGCGGATGCCGCCCGCATGGCGCTGGCCGGCCTCCGCCAGACGATAGACCTGCAAGTGATGGCCGCCGCCCGGAGCCTGGAGGCGGCCCGCCAAACCATCGAAGCAACCCGCCTTTCCCGCGTATTGGCCGAGAAAAAACTGGCGGCCGAAACGCGCAAGTTCGAGGTGGGAACTTCCACCTCCTTCACCGTGCTGCAATACCAAAAAGACCTCGCCGCCGCGAAAAGCAACGAAATGAGGGCGGCGACCGACTATCAAAAGGCGGTGGCGCAGCTTGACCGGGCGACCGGCACGATTCTGGAAAGGAACAACATAACGCTGACGATGCAGGGGCAGTGA
- a CDS encoding HAMP domain-containing protein, whose amino-acid sequence MSEKNDSTLRTLLNMGHNLTAEARATGLRRLRIAVLALLSVMLLFTMYKLVYDGPRIGGINNLNLFFLLNLNILLLLVMALLVGRNMVKLFMERQEKALKAAFRTKLILAFLGLTLIPTVLLFVVASGLITNSIDNWSNITVERSLRDSLDVAHDYYSQHEKRAEAGARDLAGMVQKQQMLLNANRVYLSNMLPKKIGELNAAGGAVYGGNFTLRAKYAANGDDEYVPPALTGFHAEKMAKGETFAEKHRTSRGAYVVAFAPVLAADGAVEGAVLLTEPIDPWLLDKIETITRTTEEYRQIQSQKLPIKMMYEVTLGVVTLVVIFGAIWFGYYLARDITTPIQKLVDATRKVAEGDLSVRVEEKSRDEIGFLVRSFNRMTEDLDTSRQKLDANHRELVDVNQELDRRRRHIETILSTIAAGVISIDHRGHVTTCNPSATAILHLDAGDPRGKYYEEIFSHTQLDPVRSIVREMGKSRKESIKQETQINVDGVIRTLLVHISTLKDQYDTFMGMVVVFEDLTAIINAEKTAAWRDIAQHLAHEIKNPLTPIKLNTERLRRNYETDRAAFDRNFDAATRVIIHEVDVLVGLVDSFSRFGQLPVAKPEMHPLHRLIEEVVQMFHGMKQDVALRADFDPSIHDVRLDREQMHRVFRNLVENAVNAVEPGGGIEIKTRRVNGGNRILIEVRDDGPGVDPANLDKIFLPYFSTKKKGTGLGLAIVNRIIADHQGTITAKNVRPHGLLVSIEIPAA is encoded by the coding sequence ATGAGCGAAAAAAACGATAGCACGCTGCGCACGCTGCTCAACATGGGGCATAACCTTACCGCCGAGGCGCGCGCCACCGGTTTGCGCCGGCTGCGGATCGCCGTGCTGGCGCTGCTCTCGGTCATGCTGCTCTTCACCATGTACAAGCTGGTGTACGATGGGCCGCGCATCGGCGGCATCAACAACCTGAACCTCTTCTTCCTGCTGAATCTCAACATCCTGCTGCTGCTGGTGATGGCGCTGCTGGTGGGGCGCAACATGGTGAAGCTCTTCATGGAGCGCCAGGAAAAAGCGCTGAAGGCGGCTTTCCGCACCAAGCTGATACTGGCATTCCTCGGCCTCACGCTTATCCCCACGGTGCTCCTGTTCGTGGTGGCCAGCGGCCTCATCACCAACTCCATCGACAACTGGTCGAACATCACCGTGGAACGGTCGCTGCGCGACAGCCTGGACGTGGCGCACGACTATTATTCACAGCATGAAAAGCGTGCCGAAGCCGGGGCGCGGGACCTGGCCGGAATGGTGCAAAAACAGCAGATGCTGCTGAACGCCAACCGCGTCTACCTGTCCAATATGCTGCCGAAAAAGATCGGCGAGCTGAACGCCGCCGGGGGAGCGGTATACGGCGGAAATTTCACCCTGCGGGCGAAATACGCCGCCAACGGCGACGATGAATATGTTCCCCCCGCCTTAACCGGGTTCCACGCGGAAAAAATGGCGAAAGGCGAAACCTTCGCCGAAAAACACCGCACATCCCGCGGCGCCTACGTGGTGGCGTTCGCGCCCGTGCTGGCCGCCGATGGCGCGGTGGAGGGGGCGGTTCTCCTGACCGAGCCGATAGATCCCTGGCTGCTCGACAAAATTGAGACCATCACCCGCACCACGGAGGAATACCGCCAGATACAATCGCAAAAGCTGCCGATCAAGATGATGTATGAGGTCACGCTGGGGGTGGTGACGCTGGTCGTCATTTTCGGCGCCATCTGGTTCGGCTATTACCTCGCGCGCGACATCACCACCCCGATCCAGAAGCTGGTGGATGCCACCCGGAAGGTGGCCGAAGGGGATCTTTCGGTGCGCGTGGAGGAAAAATCGCGCGATGAGATCGGCTTCCTGGTGCGGTCGTTCAACCGGATGACGGAAGACCTCGATACCTCCCGGCAAAAACTTGATGCCAATCACCGCGAATTGGTCGACGTCAATCAGGAGCTTGACCGCCGCCGGCGGCACATCGAGACGATACTTTCCACCATCGCCGCCGGCGTGATATCCATCGATCACCGCGGACATGTCACCACCTGCAACCCTTCGGCAACGGCCATCCTCCACCTCGACGCGGGCGACCCGCGGGGGAAATATTACGAGGAAATCTTTTCCCACACGCAGCTCGATCCGGTCCGCTCCATCGTGCGCGAGATGGGAAAAAGCCGCAAGGAGAGCATCAAGCAGGAAACCCAGATCAACGTGGACGGCGTTATCCGCACGCTGCTGGTGCATATCTCCACGCTGAAGGACCAGTATGACACTTTTATGGGGATGGTGGTGGTGTTCGAAGATCTCACCGCCATCATCAACGCCGAAAAGACCGCAGCCTGGCGCGACATCGCCCAGCACCTCGCCCACGAAATAAAAAACCCGCTCACCCCCATCAAGCTGAACACCGAGCGGCTGCGGCGCAATTACGAGACCGACCGCGCGGCATTCGACCGGAACTTCGATGCCGCCACCCGCGTCATCATCCACGAAGTGGATGTGCTGGTCGGGCTGGTCGATTCATTCTCGCGCTTCGGCCAGCTGCCGGTGGCGAAGCCGGAAATGCATCCGCTGCACCGGCTGATCGAAGAGGTGGTGCAGATGTTCCACGGCATGAAACAGGACGTGGCCTTGCGCGCCGATTTCGACCCCTCCATCCACGACGTGCGGCTGGACCGCGAACAGATGCACCGCGTCTTCCGCAATCTGGTGGAAAACGCCGTCAACGCGGTGGAGCCGGGGGGGGGCATCGAGATAAAAACCCGCCGCGTGAACGGCGGCAACCGGATACTGATTGAAGTGCGCGACGACGGCCCCGGCGTCGATCCCGCCAACCTCGACAAAATATTCCTTCCCTATTTCTCCACGAAGAAGAAGGGAACCGGCCTCGGCCTCGCCATCGTCAACCGCATCATCGCCGACCACCAGGGAACCATCACCGCCAAGAATGTGCGGCCCCACGGCCTCCTCGTCTCCATCGAAATCCCCGCCGCGTAA
- a CDS encoding sigma-54-dependent Fis family transcriptional regulator: MNGFGVLIYEKSLHRAAALRAIAEEAGFACRAAFYRAEAEAAAATGGFAILAAGFDTFPLPPALEGMRIAVSAPAGEVEKVDALFRQYGLAGPVLTYPYDPAATTAALRRLADSAGTTAYPAAAAFDIPSIIGGSKSVRDMKQLILKAANAPSTVLILGETGTGKELAARALHESGARTQGPFVAVNCAAIPETLIESELFGHEKGSFTGAHQRKAGKFEAAHKGTIFLDEIGELAPAMQVKLLRVLESGTFNRVGGNAPVTVDARVVCATNRDVFEMARIGAFRRDLLYRINVIAVTLPPLRERPEDIPALAAHFLGKYAAAAGKKIGRFSPQAEAALMAHYWPGNIRQLENAVERAVLHCAGGVIETVALDPDTRAAASMSGAPVVEELLGLDYAAMKERVLDHYEMEYVAGLLRRNGGSIQKVCEISGMDRKTLYRKMKQYGLDKKDFK; this comes from the coding sequence GTGAACGGCTTCGGCGTACTGATCTACGAAAAAAGCCTGCACCGGGCGGCGGCGCTCCGCGCCATCGCCGAAGAAGCGGGCTTTGCCTGCCGCGCCGCCTTTTACCGCGCCGAGGCCGAAGCGGCCGCCGCCACCGGCGGCTTCGCCATTCTCGCCGCCGGGTTCGATACCTTTCCGCTCCCCCCCGCGCTGGAGGGAATGCGTATCGCCGTTTCCGCCCCCGCCGGGGAGGTTGAAAAAGTAGATGCCCTTTTCCGGCAGTACGGCCTTGCGGGGCCGGTGCTCACCTATCCGTACGACCCGGCCGCGACCACGGCGGCGCTCCGGCGGCTGGCGGATTCGGCCGGCACAACGGCATATCCCGCCGCGGCGGCATTTGACATCCCCTCCATCATCGGCGGTTCCAAGTCGGTGCGCGATATGAAACAGCTCATCCTGAAGGCGGCCAACGCCCCCAGCACGGTTCTGATACTGGGGGAGACCGGCACCGGCAAGGAACTGGCCGCCCGCGCCCTGCACGAATCGGGCGCCCGCACGCAGGGCCCCTTTGTGGCGGTCAACTGCGCCGCCATCCCTGAAACGCTCATCGAAAGCGAGCTGTTCGGCCATGAAAAAGGATCCTTCACCGGCGCACACCAGCGCAAGGCCGGCAAGTTCGAGGCGGCGCACAAGGGAACGATTTTTTTGGACGAGATCGGCGAACTTGCCCCCGCCATGCAGGTGAAACTGCTGCGGGTGCTCGAAAGCGGCACGTTCAACCGCGTGGGGGGGAACGCCCCTGTGACGGTTGACGCGCGGGTGGTCTGCGCCACCAACCGCGACGTATTCGAAATGGCCCGCATCGGCGCTTTCCGCCGCGATCTCCTCTACCGCATCAACGTGATTGCCGTCACGCTGCCGCCGCTGCGCGAACGGCCCGAAGACATCCCCGCGCTTGCCGCGCATTTTTTGGGGAAGTACGCGGCGGCGGCCGGAAAAAAAATCGGCCGGTTCTCGCCGCAAGCCGAAGCGGCGCTCATGGCGCATTACTGGCCGGGGAACATCCGGCAGCTTGAAAACGCAGTGGAGCGCGCGGTGCTCCACTGCGCCGGCGGCGTTATCGAAACCGTCGCGCTCGACCCCGATACGCGCGCCGCGGCTTCCATGTCCGGCGCCCCGGTCGTGGAGGAACTGCTCGGCCTTGATTATGCCGCCATGAAGGAGCGGGTGCTGGATCACTACGAGATGGAATACGTCGCCGGCCTGCTGCGGCGGAACGGCGGCTCGATCCAAAAGGTGTGCGAAATAAGCGGCATGGACCGGAAAACGCTCTACCGCAAAATGAAACAGTACGGGTTGGACAAAAAGGATTTCAAGTAG
- a CDS encoding ATP-grasp domain-containing protein, with amino-acid sequence MSRLFIPAVHLPHGREVFKPLPYRASQFRRVLKAYAERALLQCAPEDAIVLAAAPETDYLRFLMDNGMGTERIILCPGAGGNLAADLLGKDFPGRIDGRGIPNFYIHLEEEWEIAKTLGARERVMHPALTRMFNTAYFLLRLEEDMAIAAPPRAQVRSSRFAEPVRELLKEHGKLFVRGNESCGGTQTFTVENEEEIAPIVRIIGRNREITRYFASPFLAIDESWNVQYAIGPDGVSALFGASRQIMAGTAHKGNEGGAEIPPAVARLAETTVRRLASMGARGMIGIDFISAGGATYIAEINARENTSTPVIAAAQRAGARHWRSFKIPVARGFTFAAFAALCGKENLLTAAAGRGLLPFHFAASSLTGWLDVAAYGESLEEVAALESRVRPTE; translated from the coding sequence ATGTCCCGGCTTTTCATTCCCGCCGTGCATCTGCCGCACGGCCGCGAGGTGTTCAAACCGCTGCCGTACCGGGCCTCGCAGTTCCGCCGCGTGCTGAAGGCGTATGCCGAGCGGGCATTGCTGCAATGCGCGCCGGAGGACGCCATCGTCCTCGCCGCCGCGCCGGAGACGGACTACCTCCGTTTCCTGATGGATAACGGGATGGGGACGGAGCGGATCATCCTCTGCCCCGGCGCCGGCGGCAACCTCGCCGCCGATCTTCTTGGGAAGGATTTCCCTGGACGGATTGACGGCCGCGGCATCCCCAACTTCTATATCCACCTTGAAGAGGAATGGGAGATCGCAAAGACGCTGGGGGCGCGGGAGCGGGTGATGCATCCCGCCCTCACCCGGATGTTCAACACCGCCTATTTTTTGCTGCGGCTGGAAGAGGACATGGCGATTGCCGCGCCGCCGCGGGCGCAGGTGCGATCCTCCCGGTTCGCCGAGCCGGTGCGGGAACTGCTCAAGGAGCACGGCAAACTCTTCGTGCGCGGCAACGAAAGCTGCGGCGGCACGCAGACCTTCACCGTGGAAAATGAAGAAGAGATAGCCCCGATAGTCCGCATCATCGGCCGCAACCGGGAGATCACCCGTTACTTCGCCTCTCCATTTCTTGCCATTGATGAAAGCTGGAATGTGCAGTACGCCATCGGGCCGGACGGCGTTTCCGCGCTGTTCGGCGCGAGCCGCCAGATCATGGCAGGAACCGCCCACAAGGGGAACGAAGGGGGGGCGGAAATCCCCCCGGCTGTGGCGCGGCTGGCGGAAACAACGGTGCGGCGGCTTGCATCGATGGGAGCGCGGGGGATGATAGGCATCGATTTCATCAGCGCCGGGGGCGCAACCTATATAGCCGAAATAAACGCGCGGGAAAACACCAGCACGCCGGTTATCGCCGCCGCGCAAAGGGCGGGGGCGCGGCATTGGCGCTCGTTCAAGATACCGGTTGCGCGCGGCTTCACGTTCGCCGCATTCGCCGCCCTCTGCGGAAAAGAAAACCTGCTCACCGCGGCGGCGGGGCGCGGCCTGCTCCCCTTTCATTTTGCCGCGTCATCCCTCACCGGGTGGTTGGATGTGGCGGCGTATGGCGAAAGCCTGGAAGAGGTGGCGGCGCTGGAATCGCGCGTGCGGCCCACGGAGTAA
- the pilB gene encoding type IV-A pilus assembly ATPase PilB yields MAVDDRKSSFKKTIQDDTKREKLADLLRKDGRVTSRQLKEAEEVQKKKGGWIGHILIKLGYISEEAIIAFVNRSLQIPAVDLTKENPTEEAIKLIDLATAKGHMVIPMEVVEGALVCGMVDPTNFNAIEEISSKTKLPVRGKIVRLLQLADAYKKHYGMSDEDYKAFLPTEEAIKEEDKKSSKPAAAETYDMGDIISSVEDELEIAKEEEEEGGPVTVDAALIRLVNGILIKAVQGGISDIHIEPYEKRYRVRYRKDGALFEDLVLPLQMKNALVSRIKIMSNLNIAEKRVPQDGRIKIKVPGRDKPLDFRVSILPTLFGESVVMRILDQTKLQTDLTKLGFSQWAMDVFQKGLESPQGLVLVTGPTGSGKTNTLYSAVVSLNTEDVKILTAEDPVEFNFDGINQVLVRNEVGLTFAAALKSFLRQDPEIILIGEIRDLETAEIAVKASITGHLVFSTLHTNDCPSTVSRLIDIGIQPYLVSTALVLILAQRLLRRLCTKCKEEVTDIPHQALLEAGFTKEELPNAKIYRGAGCPACTRGYKGRVGNFELMECSEVLKVAITARVPEDQLRKIAIKDGMLTLRRDGLNKVLEGVTTLEEVIANTVLQKEALPAYLLNPDELIFEDGDLIIREGNTDKNFYQLLQGSLAITKGGKMVGEISQPGEYFGEMSALMNQPRTATVRSKGKSVVKVFPGDKLRETLDNYPDIAFTIIKSLMIRINEADKRLARIEKPA; encoded by the coding sequence ATGGCGGTTGACGATCGTAAGTCGAGCTTTAAAAAGACGATTCAGGACGATACCAAGCGGGAGAAGCTTGCCGACCTTCTGCGCAAGGACGGCCGCGTCACCAGCCGCCAACTCAAAGAGGCGGAAGAGGTTCAGAAGAAAAAAGGGGGGTGGATCGGCCACATCCTGATAAAGCTCGGCTACATCTCCGAAGAAGCCATCATCGCCTTCGTGAACCGCAGCCTGCAAATACCCGCCGTGGACCTGACCAAGGAAAACCCCACGGAAGAGGCGATCAAGCTGATCGACCTCGCCACCGCCAAGGGACACATGGTGATACCGATGGAAGTCGTGGAAGGTGCCCTTGTCTGCGGGATGGTCGATCCGACAAATTTTAACGCCATCGAGGAGATCAGCAGCAAGACCAAGCTGCCGGTGCGCGGCAAGATCGTGCGGCTGCTGCAGTTGGCCGACGCGTACAAAAAACACTACGGCATGTCCGACGAGGACTACAAGGCATTTCTGCCCACCGAAGAGGCGATAAAAGAAGAAGATAAAAAATCGTCCAAGCCGGCGGCCGCTGAAACCTACGACATGGGCGACATTATCTCCAGCGTCGAAGACGAACTGGAAATCGCCAAGGAAGAGGAAGAGGAGGGGGGACCCGTCACGGTCGACGCGGCGCTCATCCGGCTGGTGAACGGCATCCTGATCAAGGCGGTGCAAGGCGGCATTTCCGACATTCACATCGAGCCGTATGAGAAGCGCTACCGCGTCCGCTACCGCAAGGACGGCGCGCTTTTCGAGGACCTGGTGCTGCCGCTGCAAATGAAGAACGCGCTGGTGAGCCGCATCAAGATCATGTCCAACCTCAACATCGCCGAAAAACGCGTGCCGCAGGACGGCCGCATCAAGATAAAAGTCCCCGGCCGCGACAAGCCGCTCGACTTCCGCGTAAGCATACTTCCCACGCTGTTCGGCGAATCGGTGGTTATGCGTATCCTTGACCAGACCAAGCTGCAGACCGACCTGACAAAGCTCGGCTTCTCGCAATGGGCCATGGATGTATTCCAAAAAGGGCTGGAGTCTCCGCAGGGGCTCGTTCTTGTCACCGGCCCCACGGGGTCGGGTAAAACGAACACCCTCTATTCCGCCGTGGTGTCGCTGAACACCGAAGACGTGAAGATACTCACCGCGGAAGACCCGGTCGAATTCAACTTCGACGGGATCAACCAGGTGCTGGTGCGCAACGAGGTGGGTCTCACCTTCGCGGCGGCGCTGAAATCGTTCCTGCGGCAAGACCCCGAGATCATCCTCATCGGCGAAATCCGCGATCTCGAAACGGCCGAGATCGCCGTCAAGGCCAGCATCACCGGCCACTTGGTGTTCAGCACGCTGCACACCAACGATTGTCCCAGCACCGTCTCCCGCCTCATCGATATCGGCATCCAGCCGTACCTGGTGTCCACCGCGCTGGTGCTCATTCTCGCCCAGCGCCTGCTCCGCCGCCTCTGCACCAAGTGCAAGGAGGAAGTTACCGATATCCCGCATCAGGCGTTGCTGGAAGCCGGATTCACCAAGGAGGAGTTGCCGAACGCGAAGATATACCGCGGCGCCGGATGTCCGGCATGCACCCGCGGTTACAAGGGGCGCGTCGGCAACTTCGAATTGATGGAGTGCTCCGAGGTGCTCAAAGTGGCCATCACCGCGCGCGTGCCCGAAGACCAACTCCGCAAAATCGCCATAAAGGACGGCATGTTGACGCTGCGCCGCGACGGGCTGAACAAGGTTCTCGAAGGGGTCACCACCCTTGAGGAAGTCATCGCCAACACCGTGTTGCAGAAAGAAGCGCTCCCCGCCTACCTGTTGAACCCGGACGAACTGATTTTCGAAGACGGCGACCTGATCATCCGCGAAGGGAACACCGACAAGAATTTCTACCAGCTGTTGCAAGGCTCCCTGGCCATCACAAAAGGCGGAAAGATGGTCGGCGAAATTTCGCAGCCCGGTGAATATTTCGGGGAGATGTCCGCCCTGATGAACCAGCCCCGCACAGCCACCGTCCGCTCCAAGGGAAAGAGCGTCGTGAAAGTATTCCCCGGCGACAAGCTGCGCGAGACCCTCGACAACTATCCGGACATCGCTTTTACCATCATCAAATCGCTTATGATACGAATCAACGAGGCCGACAAGCGCCTTGCCCGCATTGAAAAACCGGCCTGA